A window from Acropora palmata chromosome 14, jaAcrPala1.3, whole genome shotgun sequence encodes these proteins:
- the LOC141866855 gene encoding uncharacterized protein LOC141866855 isoform X1, giving the protein MMAVEYSIGVTNRFGALNFDDEDLEDFQPKKEKIKVKEESHEDRAKKQDKKTAKQQSKETKPASTKKDFVNEESRRGERTETRRGGRGRSDVRRENERNTHLANGPSERRDRDSNAPRERRGGGGFGGFNRRKEGSHGEDSPEKEGGERERGGRGMRGFGGRGGRGQVGQRGGGSFGRKREFERRSGSDRSGPRLDNTSRGEKSSVKAQDKREGGGQYNWGTPGTDEDAEVTEWGGASPEAEVTEWGEASPDPDSTKESTEDAQEDKENKETKEEDEEEEPLREMTLDEWKTMMEKDKPKTKFELRKAGEGEKKGIWKDTRVLKKSEDDDMTQFTVKRVIEEKIKSTGRVKQIIPMDFRAGNERRGGRGGRGGRGGRGRGGRGRGIGNRSDATERAQFDINAEEEFPTLS; this is encoded by the exons ATGATGGCGGTGGAATACAGCATAGGCGTCACCAATCGCTTTGGTGCGTTAAATTTTGACGATGAAGACCTCGAAGATTTCCAgccaaagaaagagaagattAAGGTAAAGGAGGAGTCGCACGAAGACAGAGCCAAGAAGCAAGAcaagaaaactgcaaagcagcaaagcaaagaaacaaaacctGCCAGCACCAAGAAGGATTTTGTTAACGAGGAGTCTAGAAGAGGAG AGCGAACAGAAACCAGGCGTGGCGGTCGCGGAAGGAGTGATGTTCGAAGAGAGAACGAGAGAAACACACATTTGGCGAACGGTCCAAGCGAAAGGCGGGACCGTGATAGCAACGCGCCGAGAGAACGACGAGGAGGAGGTGGATTTGGTGGTTTTAACCGTAGAAAGGAAGGTTCACACGGAGAAGATTCCCCCGAAAAGGAGGGaggagaaagagagagaggaGGTCGAGGAATGCGAGGTTTTGGAGGAAGAGGTGGACGCGGCCAGGTTGGTCAGCGTGGTGGAGGAAGCTTTGGGAGAAAACGAGAGTTTGAAAGGAGAAGCGGAAGTGATCGATC GGGCCCCCGACTGGACAACACAAGTCGTGGGGAGAAAAG TTCTGTGAAAGCTCAGGATAAACGTGAAGGTGGTGGACAATACAACTGGGGTACTCCAGGAACAGA TGAAGATGCTGAAGTGACAGAATGGGGAGGAGCTTCTCCTGAGGCTGAGGTGACAGAATGGGGAGAAGCTTCTCCAGACCCTGACTCCACCAAGGAATCTACTGAGGA TGCtcaagaagacaaagaaaacaaggaaactaAAGAAGAAGATGAGGAGGAAGAACCCCTAAGGGAAATGACTTTGGATGAATGGAAAACGATGATGGAAAAGGACAAACCCAAGACAAAGTTTGAGCTCCGTAAAGCAGGCGAAGGAGAGAAAAAAGGCATCTGGAAAGATACCAGAGTGCTCAAAAAATCAGAGGATGACGATATGACGCAGTTTACAGTCAAAAGA GTCattgaagagaaaattaaatctACTGGTCGAGTGAAGCAGATAATCCCTATGGATTTCAGAGCCGGCAATGAACGAAGAGGAGGGCGCGGCGGAAGGGGTGGCCGTGGAGGCCGAGGCAGAGGTGGGCGTGGTCGAGGAATTGGTAACCGCTCCGATGCCACTGAACGAGCCCAGTTTGACATAAACGCAGAGGAGGAATTTCCGACTCTgtcataa
- the LOC141866855 gene encoding uncharacterized protein LOC141866855 isoform X2 — MMAVEYSIGVTNRFGALNFDDEDLEDFQPKKEKIKVKEESHEDRAKKQDKKTAKQQSKETKPASTKKDFVNEESRRGERTETRRGGRGRSDVRRENERNTHLANGPSERRDRDSNAPRERRGGGGFGGFNRRKEGSHGEDSPEKEGGERERGGRGMRGFGGRGGRGQVGQRGGGSFGRKREFERRSGSDRSSVKAQDKREGGGQYNWGTPGTDEDAEVTEWGGASPEAEVTEWGEASPDPDSTKESTEDAQEDKENKETKEEDEEEEPLREMTLDEWKTMMEKDKPKTKFELRKAGEGEKKGIWKDTRVLKKSEDDDMTQFTVKRVIEEKIKSTGRVKQIIPMDFRAGNERRGGRGGRGGRGGRGRGGRGRGIGNRSDATERAQFDINAEEEFPTLS, encoded by the exons ATGATGGCGGTGGAATACAGCATAGGCGTCACCAATCGCTTTGGTGCGTTAAATTTTGACGATGAAGACCTCGAAGATTTCCAgccaaagaaagagaagattAAGGTAAAGGAGGAGTCGCACGAAGACAGAGCCAAGAAGCAAGAcaagaaaactgcaaagcagcaaagcaaagaaacaaaacctGCCAGCACCAAGAAGGATTTTGTTAACGAGGAGTCTAGAAGAGGAG AGCGAACAGAAACCAGGCGTGGCGGTCGCGGAAGGAGTGATGTTCGAAGAGAGAACGAGAGAAACACACATTTGGCGAACGGTCCAAGCGAAAGGCGGGACCGTGATAGCAACGCGCCGAGAGAACGACGAGGAGGAGGTGGATTTGGTGGTTTTAACCGTAGAAAGGAAGGTTCACACGGAGAAGATTCCCCCGAAAAGGAGGGaggagaaagagagagaggaGGTCGAGGAATGCGAGGTTTTGGAGGAAGAGGTGGACGCGGCCAGGTTGGTCAGCGTGGTGGAGGAAGCTTTGGGAGAAAACGAGAGTTTGAAAGGAGAAGCGGAAGTGATCGATC TTCTGTGAAAGCTCAGGATAAACGTGAAGGTGGTGGACAATACAACTGGGGTACTCCAGGAACAGA TGAAGATGCTGAAGTGACAGAATGGGGAGGAGCTTCTCCTGAGGCTGAGGTGACAGAATGGGGAGAAGCTTCTCCAGACCCTGACTCCACCAAGGAATCTACTGAGGA TGCtcaagaagacaaagaaaacaaggaaactaAAGAAGAAGATGAGGAGGAAGAACCCCTAAGGGAAATGACTTTGGATGAATGGAAAACGATGATGGAAAAGGACAAACCCAAGACAAAGTTTGAGCTCCGTAAAGCAGGCGAAGGAGAGAAAAAAGGCATCTGGAAAGATACCAGAGTGCTCAAAAAATCAGAGGATGACGATATGACGCAGTTTACAGTCAAAAGA GTCattgaagagaaaattaaatctACTGGTCGAGTGAAGCAGATAATCCCTATGGATTTCAGAGCCGGCAATGAACGAAGAGGAGGGCGCGGCGGAAGGGGTGGCCGTGGAGGCCGAGGCAGAGGTGGGCGTGGTCGAGGAATTGGTAACCGCTCCGATGCCACTGAACGAGCCCAGTTTGACATAAACGCAGAGGAGGAATTTCCGACTCTgtcataa